Proteins encoded by one window of Cannabis sativa cultivar Pink pepper isolate KNU-18-1 chromosome 4, ASM2916894v1, whole genome shotgun sequence:
- the LOC115711376 gene encoding receptor-like protein 44, translating to MMGPLTVLMVSLLACAAVRLSSSDPSDEACLTHLSQSIQDPTGSLKNWTKSTFANPCSGFTSYLQGATCNNGRIYKLSLTNLSLRGSISPFLANCTNLQALDLSSNFLTGPIPSDLQYLVNLAVLNLSSNRLEGPIPPQLTLCAYLNVIDLHDNLLTGQIPQQLGLLLRLSAFDVSNNRLSGPIPSMLSNRSGNLPKLNASSFEGNKDLYGYPLPPFKNKGLSVLAIVGIGLGSGFASLVLSFTGVCIWLKITERKMALDEGKISQLMPDY from the coding sequence ATGATGGGTCCTTTGACAGTGCTGATGGTAAGCTTATTAGCCTGCGCCGCCGTAAGATTGAGCTCATCAGATCCGAGCGACGAAGCATGTTTGACCCATTTAAGTCAATCGATACAAGACCCAACTGGGTCTCTCAAGAACTGGACCAAATCCACCTTTGCTAACCCTTGTAGCGGTTTCACCTCTTACCTACAAGGAGCCACCTGCAACAATGGCCGAATCTATAAGCTCTCACTCACTAACCTCTCATTACGAGGCTCAATCTCGCCGTTTCTCGCCAACTGTACAAATCTCCAAGCCCTTGACCTCTCTTCAAACTTTCTCACCGGACCAATCCCTTCGGACCTTCAGTACTTGGTCAACCTTGCTGTACTTAACCTCTCCTCCAATCGGCTCGAGGGACCAATCCCACCTCAGCTCACATTGTGTGCTTATCTCAATGTTATTGATCTCCATGATAACTTGCTCACGGGACAGATTCCTCAGCAATTGGGTCTTCTTCTTCGGCTCTCCGCTTTCGATGTTTCAAACAATCGGCTCTCGGGTCCAATACCTTCCATGCTTAGCAACCGAAGTGGGAATTTGCCGAAACTCAATGCCAGTTCCTTTGAAGGAAATAAAGATCTTTATGGATACCCTTTACCGCCTTTCAAAAATAAAGGTTTGTCAGTTTTGGCCATTGTTGGGATCGGATTGGGAAGTGGGTTCGCGAGTTTGGTCCTCAGTTTTACTGGGGTTtgtatttggttgaaaattacaGAGCGTAAAATGGCCCTTGATGAAGGCAAGATCAGTCAACTCATGCCCGATTATTGA